In a genomic window of Occallatibacter riparius:
- a CDS encoding class I SAM-dependent DNA methyltransferase — protein MAQSANHEERFQARESGYRWLAEFYDAFFAPFAQPMNKARVKILGGILKHVDTACDLACGTGTAALALARRGIRVYAVDLSAGMCRVTRRKARAANAAVDVIRADMRSFRLPESVDLVMCEGDALNHVSRKQDLRPVAQAVFRALRPGGCFYFDVNNSLGFQRYWKGLVWVERPGVVMVMRNRHSPDGLRAFSDIEYFIRSGRAWVRRQEQVREVCWTSSEIEEALTAAGFESIREWDATPFFGAKSPVGPGCRSVYLAQKPAK, from the coding sequence ATGGCGCAGAGCGCAAATCACGAAGAACGTTTCCAGGCGCGCGAGTCCGGTTATCGCTGGCTGGCGGAGTTCTACGATGCATTCTTCGCGCCCTTTGCGCAGCCGATGAACAAGGCTCGCGTCAAGATCCTGGGTGGCATTCTCAAGCACGTTGATACGGCGTGCGATTTAGCGTGCGGGACAGGCACGGCGGCGTTGGCGCTGGCGCGCAGAGGCATCCGCGTGTATGCGGTGGACCTGTCGGCTGGGATGTGCCGGGTGACGCGGCGAAAGGCGCGCGCGGCGAACGCGGCGGTCGACGTGATTCGAGCAGATATGCGCAGCTTCCGTCTGCCGGAGAGCGTGGACCTGGTGATGTGCGAAGGAGATGCGCTCAATCATGTGTCGCGCAAGCAGGACCTGCGGCCTGTTGCGCAGGCGGTGTTCCGGGCGCTGCGGCCAGGCGGATGCTTTTATTTCGACGTGAATAACAGCCTGGGCTTTCAGCGCTACTGGAAGGGCCTTGTGTGGGTTGAAAGGCCCGGTGTAGTGATGGTGATGCGTAACCGGCACAGCCCCGACGGGCTGCGCGCATTCTCCGATATTGAATACTTCATCCGCAGCGGCCGCGCCTGGGTGCGGCGCCAGGAACAGGTGCGCGAAGTTTGCTGGACTTCAAGCGAGATCGAGGAGGCGCTGACGGCGGCGGGATTTGAGTCAATCCGGGAATGGGATGCGACGCCGTTTTTTGGCGCGAAGTCGCCGGTGGGACCAGGCTGCCGGAGTGTTTACCTGGCACAGAAGCCTGCGAAGTGA